One part of the Sphingopyxis sp. PAMC25046 genome encodes these proteins:
- a CDS encoding GFA family protein — MATAIRGSCLCGDIRFEIDGKFGAAGQCHCSKCRKVSGTDGNAVFYAPAASFRWLAGEDLIERFAVPDGGGWASHFCRRCGSPAPLSDANGKFFFVPAGLLDDDPGFRGYAAHIFVGSKAPWVCIADSAPQYEAGFDSARIDRG, encoded by the coding sequence ATGGCAACGGCGATACGCGGTTCCTGCCTGTGCGGCGATATCCGTTTCGAAATCGACGGAAAATTCGGCGCCGCCGGCCAATGCCATTGTTCCAAATGCCGCAAGGTATCGGGGACGGACGGCAATGCCGTCTTCTATGCGCCGGCCGCCAGTTTCCGCTGGCTGGCGGGCGAGGATTTGATCGAACGTTTCGCCGTCCCCGACGGCGGGGGCTGGGCATCGCATTTCTGCCGGCGATGCGGCAGTCCAGCGCCGCTAAGCGACGCGAACGGCAAGTTTTTCTTTGTACCGGCGGGCCTGCTCGACGACGATCCGGGCTTCCGCGGTTATGCGGCTCATATTTTCGTCGGGTCGAAGGCGCCCTGGGTTTGCATCGCCGATTCCGCGCCGCAATATGAAGCGGGCTTTGATTCGGCACGGATCGACCGAGGCTAA
- a CDS encoding MmcB family DNA repair protein — protein MSDLLTAADVARGVCRLFAQAGLVAIPEVTLPNGRRTDLTAIDAKGQITIVEIKVSRADLHGDGKWPDYCDWCDRFYWALASGLDPAILETPDYRPESSGLIIADRYGAAVVREAASCNLAPARRKAELLRIGRLAMRRSMVAADPELAAGWGEG, from the coding sequence ATGAGCGACCTGCTGACCGCCGCCGATGTCGCGCGCGGCGTGTGCCGGCTGTTTGCGCAAGCGGGGCTGGTCGCGATTCCCGAGGTCACCTTGCCCAACGGGCGGCGCACCGATCTCACCGCGATCGACGCCAAGGGCCAGATCACGATCGTCGAGATCAAGGTCAGCCGCGCCGACCTGCACGGCGACGGCAAATGGCCCGACTATTGCGACTGGTGCGACCGCTTCTATTGGGCGCTCGCCTCGGGGCTCGACCCGGCGATCCTCGAAACCCCCGATTATCGTCCCGAAAGCTCGGGGCTGATTATCGCCGACCGCTATGGCGCGGCGGTGGTGCGCGAAGCCGCAAGCTGCAACCTCGCCCCCGCGCGGCGCAAGGCGGAACTGCTGCGGATCGGACGGCTCGCGATGCGGCGGTCTATGGTCGCGGCCGACCCTGAACTGGCGGCGGGTTGGGGAGAGGGTTAG
- a CDS encoding ferrous iron transporter B, with amino-acid sequence MTGAIPSIALVGNPNAGKSSLFNALTGARQKIANYPGVTVERKAGHASFADGRPLSLIDLPGTYSLTPASLDEAVTRDVVLGRQAGETRPDALIVVLDAANLDNHLSFAIELLALGLPTVVALNMVDLAARDGLTLDAERLSRELGVPVVPTVAVRKRGLTELLAAIDSAIQSHSSRGPAAPSETNDAALHQRARALAKAAIVSETPVRRWTQRVDNIVLHPVAGMIILLALMFVMFQAVYAWAAPPADALEGLVGTIQAWVVDNIPQNFLRDLVVEGLLAGVGAVVVFLPQILILFLFILLLEASGYMTRAAFLMDGLMGKVGLSGRGFIPLLSSFACAVPGIMATRAIPDEKDRLTTILIAPLMTCSARLPVYALIIAAFIPNRGVGGTGIGLQGLVLFGLYLAGIVGALVVAFALRRTVAKGAGAGFMMEMPRYQMPQLRDVLLGLWQRAWIFLRRAGTIIAMTTVVLWLLLTFPQAPEGESQVEYSVAGRIASGLEVVVAPIGFNHDIALALIPAMAAREVAVSAMATANAIDAGDDEEAMAETLGERLQGKWSLATALAFLAWFVFAPQCISTIAITRRETNGWKWPMFMVGYLFLLAYAAAGITYWTAVAFGLG; translated from the coding sequence ATGACCGGCGCGATTCCCTCGATAGCGCTCGTCGGCAATCCCAACGCCGGCAAATCGAGCCTGTTCAACGCGCTGACCGGCGCGCGGCAGAAGATCGCCAACTATCCCGGCGTCACCGTCGAGCGGAAGGCGGGGCACGCCAGCTTCGCCGACGGCCGCCCGCTGTCGCTGATCGACCTGCCCGGCACCTACAGCCTGACGCCCGCGAGCCTCGACGAAGCGGTGACGCGCGACGTCGTGCTCGGCCGTCAGGCGGGCGAGACGCGCCCCGACGCGCTGATCGTCGTGCTCGACGCCGCGAACCTCGACAATCATCTGAGCTTCGCGATCGAGCTGCTGGCGCTCGGTCTGCCGACCGTCGTCGCGCTCAACATGGTCGATCTCGCGGCCCGCGACGGGCTGACGCTCGACGCCGAGCGGCTGTCGAGGGAACTCGGGGTCCCCGTCGTGCCGACAGTAGCGGTGCGCAAGCGCGGACTCACCGAACTGCTCGCCGCGATCGACAGCGCGATCCAGTCGCATTCGTCGCGCGGCCCCGCCGCACCCTCCGAAACGAACGACGCCGCGCTCCACCAGCGCGCCCGCGCGCTCGCGAAGGCCGCGATCGTCAGCGAAACCCCGGTGCGCCGCTGGACGCAGCGCGTCGACAATATCGTGCTGCATCCGGTCGCCGGGATGATCATCCTGCTCGCGCTGATGTTCGTGATGTTTCAGGCGGTTTACGCCTGGGCCGCGCCGCCCGCCGACGCACTCGAAGGCCTCGTCGGCACGATACAGGCGTGGGTGGTCGACAATATTCCGCAGAATTTCCTGCGCGACCTCGTCGTCGAGGGCCTGCTCGCGGGCGTCGGCGCGGTCGTCGTCTTCCTGCCGCAGATCCTGATCCTCTTCCTCTTCATCCTGCTTCTGGAAGCCTCGGGCTATATGACGCGCGCCGCCTTCCTGATGGACGGGCTGATGGGCAAGGTCGGGCTGTCGGGGCGCGGCTTCATCCCGCTGCTCTCCAGCTTCGCCTGCGCCGTCCCGGGCATCATGGCGACGCGCGCGATCCCCGACGAAAAGGACCGGTTGACGACGATATTGATCGCGCCCTTGATGACCTGTTCCGCGCGGCTGCCCGTCTATGCGCTGATCATCGCCGCCTTCATCCCGAACCGCGGCGTCGGCGGCACCGGCATCGGGCTGCAGGGGCTTGTGCTCTTCGGCCTCTATCTCGCGGGCATCGTCGGCGCGCTCGTTGTCGCCTTTGCACTCCGCCGCACGGTCGCCAAGGGCGCGGGCGCGGGCTTCATGATGGAAATGCCACGCTACCAGATGCCGCAGCTGCGCGACGTCCTGCTCGGCCTGTGGCAGCGCGCGTGGATATTCCTGCGCCGCGCCGGCACGATCATCGCGATGACCACGGTCGTGCTGTGGCTGCTTCTGACCTTTCCGCAGGCGCCCGAAGGCGAAAGCCAGGTGGAATATAGCGTCGCGGGGCGCATCGCGAGCGGGCTCGAGGTCGTCGTCGCGCCGATCGGTTTCAACCACGACATCGCGCTTGCGCTGATCCCCGCGATGGCGGCGCGCGAAGTCGCCGTATCGGCGATGGCGACGGCGAACGCGATCGACGCGGGCGACGACGAGGAAGCGATGGCCGAAACGCTTGGCGAACGGCTGCAGGGCAAATGGAGCCTCGCGACCGCGCTCGCCTTCCTTGCCTGGTTCGTCTTCGCGCCGCAGTGTATTTCGACGATCGCGATCACCCGGCGCGAGACTAATGGGTGGAAATGGCCGATGTTCATGGTTGGCTATTTGTTCCTGCTCGCCTATGCCGCTGCTGGTATCACTTACTGGACAGCCGTCGCCTTTGGCCTAGGCTGA
- a CDS encoding ankyrin repeat domain-containing protein, translating to MFRRAEFRLASCLLLLLAVAGLALPAQAQFRGGYAFLQAVENRDGTKATEALKDDPSFVNTRNPDTGETALIIVAKRRDISWLRFLLAKGADPSIGDRQEVTPLMHTALINFTDGAEELLDRKAPVDQANRRGETALILAVQARNVAMVRLLVKRGANPDKTDHIAGMSARDYAKRNDRSGRILALLEAKADTPEREFGPTFGPQ from the coding sequence ATGTTTCGACGCGCGGAATTCCGCCTCGCCTCTTGCCTGTTGCTGCTGCTCGCGGTTGCGGGTCTCGCCCTCCCCGCGCAGGCGCAGTTCCGCGGTGGCTATGCCTTTCTGCAGGCGGTCGAGAACCGCGACGGGACCAAGGCGACCGAGGCGCTGAAGGATGACCCCTCGTTCGTCAACACGCGCAACCCCGACACGGGTGAAACGGCGCTGATCATCGTCGCCAAGCGGCGCGATATCAGCTGGCTGCGCTTCCTGCTCGCCAAGGGCGCCGATCCGTCGATCGGCGATCGTCAGGAAGTGACCCCCCTGATGCACACCGCGCTGATCAACTTCACCGACGGCGCTGAAGAGCTGCTCGACCGCAAGGCCCCCGTCGACCAGGCTAACCGGCGCGGCGAAACCGCGCTGATCCTTGCGGTGCAGGCGCGGAATGTCGCGATGGTCCGGTTGCTCGTGAAGCGCGGCGCCAATCCCGACAAGACCGACCATATCGCAGGCATGTCGGCACGCGACTATGCCAAGCGCAACGATCGTAGCGGAAGGATTCTCGCGCTGCTCGAAGCCAAGGCCGATACGCCGGAGCGCGAGTTCGGGCCGACCTTCGGACCGCAATGA
- a CDS encoding alkene reductase: MAVSLFDPIQLGAIDAPNRIIMAPLTRGRAGPGFVPNELAREYYRQRASAGLIISEATGISQEGLGWPSAPGLWTDAQVEGWKPVTDAVHEAGGRIVAQLWHMGRVVHSVFNDGKPPVSASATQAPGKAHTPVGRREYEVARPLELGEIPRVIADYAKAAENAKRAGFDGVQLHGANGYLIDQFLRDGSNLRDDDYGGPVENRIRLLREVTEALISIWGADRVGVRLSPNGDTQGVDDSAPEKLFPIAAAALDALGIAFLELREPGPDGTFGRTDVPKQSPSIRAAFKRPLILNSDYDVALAEQALASGTADAIAFGRPFIGNPDLVERIQSGADWAADNPQTWYSPGPEGYTDYPALQPA; encoded by the coding sequence ATGGCCGTATCACTGTTCGATCCGATCCAGCTGGGCGCTATCGACGCGCCGAATCGCATCATCATGGCGCCGCTGACCCGCGGCCGCGCCGGACCGGGTTTCGTGCCCAACGAGCTCGCGCGCGAATATTATCGCCAGCGCGCCTCGGCGGGGCTCATCATTTCCGAAGCCACGGGCATTTCGCAGGAAGGGCTCGGCTGGCCGAGCGCGCCTGGTCTCTGGACCGATGCGCAGGTCGAAGGCTGGAAGCCGGTGACCGACGCCGTTCACGAAGCCGGCGGGCGGATCGTCGCGCAGCTCTGGCACATGGGGCGCGTCGTCCATTCGGTGTTCAACGACGGCAAGCCGCCCGTCTCCGCGTCGGCGACGCAGGCGCCGGGCAAGGCGCACACGCCGGTCGGCCGCCGGGAATATGAAGTTGCGCGCCCGCTTGAGCTTGGCGAAATACCGCGCGTCATCGCCGACTACGCCAAGGCGGCCGAAAATGCGAAGCGCGCCGGGTTTGACGGCGTGCAGTTGCACGGCGCCAACGGCTATCTGATCGACCAGTTCCTGCGCGACGGGTCGAACCTGCGCGACGATGATTATGGCGGCCCGGTCGAAAACCGCATCCGCCTGCTCCGCGAAGTCACCGAAGCGCTGATTTCGATCTGGGGCGCCGACCGCGTCGGCGTGCGCCTGTCGCCCAATGGCGATACGCAGGGCGTCGACGACAGCGCGCCCGAAAAGCTGTTTCCGATCGCCGCCGCGGCGCTGGACGCGCTCGGCATCGCCTTCCTCGAATTGCGCGAACCCGGCCCCGACGGCACCTTCGGGCGTACCGATGTGCCGAAACAGTCGCCTTCGATCCGGGCGGCTTTCAAGCGCCCGCTGATCCTCAACAGCGATTATGATGTCGCGCTCGCCGAACAGGCGCTCGCCAGCGGCACCGCCGACGCGATCGCCTTCGGCCGGCCTTTCATCGGCAACCCCGATCTGGTCGAGCGGATCCAGAGCGGCGCCGACTGGGCGGCCGACAATCCGCAGACCTGGTATTCGCCGGGCCCCGAAGGCTACACCGACTATCCGGCGCTGCAGCCGGCGTAA
- a CDS encoding SCO family protein gives MMNIANMGQRLVRASLILAFGVALAGCNGSGESTPAKPPLEGARIGGAFTLTDQNGKTVRDSDFAGQYRLVYFGYSFCPDICPVDLQKLMRGLSQFEKTDAARGAKVAPLFITVDPERDTPEALKPFVARYHPRLLGLTGTPEQIAAAAKAYVVTYNKVPGSAPDRYLMAHSQLAFLMDPDGKPLALLPLDDPSTDVDEGAPGKVAAELAKWVK, from the coding sequence ATGATGAATATCGCAAATATGGGACAAAGGCTCGTCCGTGCAAGCCTGATCCTCGCTTTCGGCGTCGCGCTCGCGGGATGCAATGGTTCGGGTGAGAGTACGCCTGCCAAGCCGCCGCTCGAGGGCGCGCGGATCGGCGGCGCCTTCACGCTGACCGACCAGAATGGCAAAACGGTGCGCGACAGCGATTTCGCCGGCCAATATCGCCTCGTCTATTTCGGCTACAGCTTTTGCCCCGACATCTGCCCGGTCGACCTGCAAAAGCTGATGCGCGGCCTGTCGCAGTTCGAAAAGACCGACGCGGCACGCGGCGCCAAGGTAGCGCCGCTCTTCATCACCGTCGATCCCGAACGCGACACGCCCGAGGCCTTGAAGCCCTTCGTCGCGCGCTATCATCCCCGCCTGCTCGGCCTGACAGGCACCCCCGAACAGATCGCCGCGGCTGCCAAGGCCTATGTCGTCACCTATAACAAGGTGCCGGGCTCGGCGCCCGACCGCTATCTGATGGCGCACAGCCAGCTCGCCTTTCTGATGGATCCCGACGGCAAGCCGCTCGCGCTGCTGCCGCTCGATGACCCGTCGACCGACGTCGACGAGGGTGCGCCGGGCAAGGTCGCCGCCGAGCTGGCGAAGTGGGTGAAGTGA
- the ribB gene encoding 3,4-dihydroxy-2-butanone-4-phosphate synthase: MSTMLIDRIRAIVDDGAMSRSGLARAAGLHANSLRDLDSPGWNPTAETLRKLENWLANGSDLSPMASPEEIIAEARNGRMFILVDDEDRENEGDLVIPAQMATPDAINFMVTHGRGLVCLTLTKARVDTLGLELMSRNNGTRHETAFTTSIEAREGVTTGISAGDRARTVAVAIDSGKTRDDIVTPGHIFPLIARDGGVLVRAGHTEASVDIARLAGLNPSGVICEIMNDDGTMARLDDLIPFARRHGLKIGTIADLIAYRNRSDRLVECVSDDPFESDYGGDWRLKSYRNKIDGSVNLVLQKGPVDPEGVTLVRMHAVSLFDDIMGRPGPKKRRLQRSMDAIGEAGAGVIVMLMRPLPGSADADALPPPTGGMDLRTYGIGAQILADLGVHAMELLTPTHSNIVGLEGYGLSVVGERPIPGEA, translated from the coding sequence ATGTCCACAATGCTCATCGATCGTATCCGCGCCATCGTCGACGACGGGGCCATGTCCCGCTCGGGTCTCGCTCGCGCCGCGGGTCTCCACGCCAACAGCCTGCGCGACCTCGACTCGCCCGGTTGGAACCCCACCGCCGAAACGCTGCGCAAGCTCGAAAACTGGCTCGCGAACGGCAGCGATCTGTCGCCGATGGCGAGCCCCGAGGAGATCATCGCCGAGGCGCGCAATGGGCGCATGTTCATCCTCGTCGACGATGAGGATCGCGAGAATGAGGGCGACCTCGTCATCCCCGCGCAGATGGCGACTCCCGACGCGATCAACTTCATGGTCACCCACGGCCGGGGCCTCGTCTGCCTGACGCTGACGAAGGCGCGCGTCGACACGCTCGGGCTCGAACTGATGAGCCGCAACAACGGCACGCGGCACGAAACCGCCTTCACGACGTCGATCGAGGCGCGCGAAGGGGTGACGACGGGTATTTCGGCGGGCGACCGCGCGCGCACTGTTGCCGTGGCCATCGACTCGGGCAAGACCCGCGACGACATCGTGACGCCGGGCCATATTTTTCCGCTGATCGCGCGCGACGGCGGCGTGCTCGTGCGCGCCGGCCATACCGAGGCGTCGGTCGACATCGCGCGGCTCGCGGGGCTCAACCCCTCGGGCGTGATCTGCGAGATCATGAACGACGACGGCACGATGGCGCGGCTCGACGACCTCATCCCCTTCGCGCGGCGCCACGGGCTCAAGATCGGCACGATCGCCGACCTCATCGCCTATCGCAACCGCAGCGACCGGCTGGTCGAATGCGTGTCCGACGATCCGTTCGAATCGGACTATGGCGGCGACTGGCGCCTCAAATCCTATCGCAACAAGATCGACGGCAGCGTCAATCTGGTGCTGCAGAAGGGGCCGGTCGATCCTGAAGGCGTGACGCTCGTGCGGATGCACGCCGTTTCGCTCTTCGACGACATCATGGGCCGCCCGGGTCCCAAGAAGCGCCGCCTCCAGCGGTCGATGGACGCGATCGGCGAAGCCGGCGCAGGGGTGATCGTGATGCTGATGCGCCCGCTGCCCGGCTCGGCCGATGCCGACGCGCTGCCGCCGCCGACCGGCGGCATGGACCTGCGCACCTATGGCATCGGCGCGCAGATCCTTGCCGACCTTGGCGTCCACGCGATGGAATTGCTCACCCCCACCCACAGCAATATCGTCGGCCTCGAAGGCTATGGCCTGTCGGTTGTCGGCGAACGCCCGATTCCCGGAGAAGCCTGA
- a CDS encoding YcgN family cysteine cluster protein yields MAAGATSERPFWEAPLASLDAGQWEALCDGCGKCCLHKLEDEDTGRIYPTNVACRLLDLTTARCSDYKHRRRHVPDCLTLTKAKVDDLEWLPQSCAYRLRAEGEPLPDWHYLVCGDREAVHRAGQSIIGWTVGEDVAGPLENHLVERVV; encoded by the coding sequence ATGGCGGCCGGGGCGACATCGGAGCGCCCCTTCTGGGAAGCGCCGCTCGCCAGTCTCGACGCCGGGCAATGGGAAGCGCTGTGCGATGGCTGCGGCAAATGCTGCCTGCACAAGCTGGAAGACGAGGACACCGGCCGCATCTATCCCACCAATGTCGCGTGCCGCCTGCTCGACCTTACCACCGCGCGCTGCAGCGATTACAAGCACCGCCGCCGTCATGTTCCCGATTGCCTGACATTGACCAAGGCAAAGGTCGACGACCTTGAATGGCTGCCGCAGAGCTGCGCCTATCGACTGCGCGCCGAGGGCGAACCCTTGCCCGACTGGCATTATCTCGTCTGCGGCGATCGCGAGGCGGTGCACCGCGCGGGCCAGTCGATCATCGGCTGGACGGTCGGCGAGGATGTCGCGGGGCCGCTCGAGAATCATCTTGTCGAACGCGTCGTTTGA
- the ribH gene encoding 6,7-dimethyl-8-ribityllumazine synthase codes for MAHVLIVEARFYSHLNDMLLDGVRSALEGEGHSHETVTVPGALEVPAAISLAADSGRYDAYVALGVVIRGETYHFEVVSNESARGIMALTLDGLAIGNGILTVEDEEQALARADKTRKDKGGEAAKAALAMLALKEQFGIG; via the coding sequence ATGGCACATGTTCTGATCGTTGAAGCCCGTTTCTATTCGCACCTCAACGACATGCTGCTCGACGGCGTGCGGAGCGCGCTCGAGGGCGAGGGGCATAGCCACGAAACGGTGACGGTCCCGGGCGCGCTCGAAGTGCCTGCGGCGATCTCGCTCGCCGCCGACAGCGGACGTTACGACGCCTATGTCGCGTTGGGCGTCGTGATTCGCGGCGAAACCTATCATTTCGAGGTGGTGTCGAACGAAAGCGCGCGCGGCATCATGGCGCTGACGCTCGACGGGCTCGCGATCGGCAACGGCATCCTGACCGTCGAAGATGAGGAACAGGCGCTTGCGCGCGCCGACAAGACGCGCAAGGATAAGGGCGGTGAAGCGGCGAAGGCCGCGCTCGCCATGCTCGCGCTCAAGGAACAATTCGGTATTGGTTGA
- a CDS encoding COQ9 family protein codes for MASILPADPTLDEIRAALAPLIAASAAFDGFGDAALADAAARVGVDPDVARLAFPGGARDMVDAWFADIDAEMERRWPAEKLATLKIRQRITTLVETRIELLDPYRESLRRALALLALPTNAPHAAKLGWRAADHMWRLAGDTATDYNHYSKRAILGAVYGSTMAVFLNDESEDFADTRAFLARRIDQVMRFESWKHRRAARSGERPSLARFVGRLRYPGR; via the coding sequence ATGGCCTCCATCTTGCCCGCCGACCCGACCCTCGACGAGATTCGCGCCGCGCTCGCGCCGTTGATTGCCGCCTCGGCGGCGTTCGACGGGTTCGGCGATGCCGCGCTGGCGGACGCGGCGGCGCGCGTCGGCGTCGATCCCGATGTTGCGCGGCTCGCCTTTCCCGGCGGCGCGCGCGACATGGTCGACGCGTGGTTCGCCGACATCGATGCCGAAATGGAACGGCGCTGGCCCGCCGAAAAGCTTGCGACGCTCAAGATTCGCCAGCGGATCACGACACTCGTCGAAACGCGCATTGAACTGCTTGACCCCTACCGCGAATCGCTCCGCCGCGCGCTCGCGCTGCTCGCGCTACCGACCAATGCACCGCACGCCGCGAAGCTCGGCTGGCGCGCTGCAGATCATATGTGGCGCCTCGCGGGCGATACCGCGACCGACTATAATCATTACAGCAAGCGCGCGATCCTCGGCGCGGTCTATGGATCGACGATGGCGGTGTTCCTGAACGACGAGAGCGAGGATTTCGCCGATACGCGCGCTTTCCTCGCGCGCCGCATCGATCAGGTGATGCGTTTCGAAAGCTGGAAGCACCGCCGCGCCGCGCGCAGCGGCGAACGGCCGAGCCTCGCGCGTTTCGTCGGGCGGCTGCGTTATCCGGGGCGCTGA
- the ribD gene encoding bifunctional diaminohydroxyphosphoribosylaminopyrimidine deaminase/5-amino-6-(5-phosphoribosylamino)uracil reductase RibD, with translation MAVAIALSRRGRPAAAPNPNVGCLIVKDGRVVARGWTQPGGRPHAEAMALAAAGAAVRGATAYVTLEPCAHASPRGPACSDALIAAGVARVVIAAQDPDPRTDGKGIERLQDAGIEVVFNVLPADARAAMAPWWTRQALGRPFVTLKLATSLDGCIAMADGSSRWITGARARSHGHLERASHEAILVGRGTLDADTPKLDVRLPGLEGRSPKKLLLTSGTAPEGWTAVAAPESIDGVDSLLVEGGAGAASAFLAADRVDRLLLYRAPILIGGGRSALGDIGLTDLAEAHGRWRQIDIRMLGSDRLDVYERIRTI, from the coding sequence ATGGCGGTTGCCATCGCGCTGTCGCGGCGCGGCCGACCGGCCGCCGCACCCAACCCTAATGTCGGCTGTCTGATCGTCAAGGACGGGCGCGTCGTCGCGCGCGGCTGGACGCAGCCCGGCGGCCGCCCGCATGCCGAAGCGATGGCGCTCGCTGCGGCGGGCGCTGCGGTGCGCGGCGCGACCGCCTATGTCACCCTCGAACCCTGCGCCCACGCGAGCCCGCGCGGGCCCGCGTGCAGCGATGCGCTGATCGCCGCGGGCGTCGCGCGGGTCGTGATCGCTGCGCAGGATCCCGACCCGCGCACCGACGGCAAGGGCATAGAGCGGCTGCAGGATGCGGGGATCGAAGTGGTCTTCAACGTCCTTCCCGCCGACGCGCGCGCCGCGATGGCGCCCTGGTGGACGCGGCAGGCCCTGGGCCGGCCCTTCGTGACGCTGAAGCTCGCGACGTCGCTCGACGGCTGTATCGCGATGGCCGACGGGTCGAGCCGCTGGATCACCGGCGCGCGCGCGCGTTCGCACGGGCATCTCGAACGCGCGAGCCATGAAGCAATCCTAGTCGGGCGCGGGACGCTCGACGCCGATACGCCCAAGCTCGACGTGCGCCTGCCGGGGCTCGAAGGCCGCAGCCCGAAGAAGCTGCTCCTGACCAGCGGCACCGCGCCCGAGGGCTGGACCGCCGTCGCCGCGCCCGAATCGATCGACGGCGTCGATTCACTGCTCGTCGAGGGCGGCGCCGGCGCGGCGTCGGCCTTTCTCGCCGCCGACCGCGTCGACCGGCTTTTACTCTATCGCGCGCCGATCCTGATCGGCGGCGGCAGGTCCGCGCTCGGCGACATCGGCCTGACCGACCTTGCCGAAGCCCACGGCCGCTGGCGTCAGATCGACATCCGGATGCTTGGCAGCGACCGGCTCGACGTCTACGAGCGCATCAGGACAATTTGA
- the ssb gene encoding single-stranded DNA-binding protein yields MAGSVNKVILIGNLGADPEIKSFQNGGKIANIRIATSEQWKDRMSGERKERTEWHNVVVNGDGLVGVVERYLKKGSKVYIEGSLRTRKWQDRDGNDRYTTEIVIAGMGGTLTMLDGAPGGGGGSRGGGDWGGGSSSGGGWDQGSGGSSGGGGSGGGWNQGGGSSGGGRPPFDDDLDDDVPF; encoded by the coding sequence ATGGCTGGCAGCGTCAACAAGGTAATTCTCATCGGCAATCTCGGCGCCGATCCCGAAATCAAGTCGTTCCAGAACGGCGGCAAGATCGCCAATATCCGCATCGCGACCAGCGAACAGTGGAAGGACCGCATGTCGGGCGAGCGCAAGGAGCGCACCGAATGGCATAATGTCGTCGTCAACGGCGACGGGCTGGTCGGGGTGGTCGAACGGTACCTCAAAAAGGGCTCGAAGGTTTATATCGAAGGCTCGCTGCGCACCCGCAAATGGCAGGACCGCGACGGTAACGACCGCTACACGACCGAAATCGTGATCGCGGGCATGGGCGGCACGCTGACCATGCTCGACGGCGCGCCGGGTGGCGGCGGCGGATCGCGCGGCGGCGGCGACTGGGGCGGCGGTTCGTCGAGCGGCGGCGGCTGGGACCAGGGCAGCGGCGGCTCCTCCGGCGGCGGCGGCTCGGGCGGCGGCTGGAACCAGGGCGGCGGCAGCTCGGGCGGCGGACGCCCGCCGTTCGACGACGACCTGGACGACGACGTTCCGTTCTGA
- a CDS encoding riboflavin synthase: MFTGIITDIGTIRSREDRGDTRLVIGTAYDTSAVDLGASIACSGACLTVVDKGADAEGHWFAIDASGETLARTAPGMWDRGRRLNLERALKIGDELGGHIVTGHVDDIGRIVSVEPVGDSVTMTVAAPASLAPHIAPKGSITVDGVSLTVNEVTDQPDGEAHFTLNIIPHTQEMTTLNEAAAGRPVNLEIDILARYLARMQARG; the protein is encoded by the coding sequence ATGTTCACCGGCATCATCACCGACATCGGCACCATCCGCAGCCGCGAAGACCGCGGCGACACGCGGCTCGTCATCGGCACCGCTTACGACACCAGCGCGGTCGACCTCGGCGCCTCGATCGCCTGTTCGGGCGCGTGCCTGACGGTCGTCGACAAGGGCGCCGATGCCGAGGGCCACTGGTTCGCGATCGACGCGAGCGGCGAAACGCTCGCGCGCACCGCACCGGGGATGTGGGATCGGGGGCGCCGCCTCAACCTCGAACGCGCGCTGAAGATCGGCGACGAGCTTGGCGGGCATATCGTCACGGGCCATGTCGACGACATCGGCCGCATCGTGTCGGTCGAGCCGGTCGGCGACAGCGTCACCATGACCGTCGCCGCGCCCGCGTCGCTCGCACCGCATATCGCGCCCAAGGGATCGATCACCGTCGACGGCGTGTCGCTGACGGTCAACGAAGTGACCGACCAGCCGGACGGCGAGGCGCATTTCACGCTCAACATCATCCCGCATACGCAGGAGATGACGACGCTGAACGAGGCGGCGGCGGGGCGTCCGGTCAATCTCGAGATCGATATCCTCGCGCGCTACCTCGCCCGCATGCAGGCGCGGGGATAA
- a CDS encoding FeoA family protein: MTALLDKSPLGVMVRIARIDWNAMSDDEGRRLREFGLMEGCEVTPHHRGSIFSRDPLALTVGRMKVIIRARQAAAIEVEPAA; this comes from the coding sequence ATGACTGCTTTGCTCGACAAGTCGCCGCTCGGCGTGATGGTGCGGATCGCCCGTATCGACTGGAATGCCATGTCCGACGACGAGGGCCGGCGCCTGCGCGAATTCGGCCTGATGGAAGGGTGCGAAGTCACCCCGCACCACCGTGGCAGCATCTTTTCGCGCGATCCGCTCGCGCTGACCGTCGGCCGCATGAAGGTGATCATCCGCGCCAGACAAGCCGCCGCGATCGAAGTGGAGCCCGCGGCATGA